A window of Ignavibacterium sp. contains these coding sequences:
- the lpxB gene encoding lipid-A-disaccharide synthase, whose amino-acid sequence MSKSVLIIAGEASGDLHGAALVKELKKLNSEISFFGIGGSRMKEAGLELIYHSDRMSFLGFVEVVKHLPFIKRVQNQLLEEVKIRQTKFAILIDYPGFNISIAKKLKQLGVEIYYYISPQVWAWGKGRVKKIKKLVRKIFVVFPFEEKFYKDKGVDAEFVGHPLVRELKEYNYLHKEEMIKKLDLLPDKEILLLLPGSRKHEVKDIFPQIYTAAKKISENFNLQIVVACASSVDESLLREVVHKNDYKIVAGYTYDLMKHSKLGIIKSGTSTLEAGLLNLPMIIVYKTSPLTYLIGKTLVKLENIGIVNILLGKTLLPELIQNDVTPEKIFSEAKNILTDSARYNSIRNELNRLWELLGNQNAAENTAKKIYQLMNEKS is encoded by the coding sequence ATGTCAAAATCTGTTTTGATAATTGCTGGCGAAGCTTCGGGAGATTTACACGGTGCTGCTTTAGTTAAAGAGTTAAAAAAACTCAACTCCGAAATTAGTTTTTTCGGAATAGGTGGCAGCAGAATGAAAGAAGCAGGATTGGAATTAATTTATCATTCTGATAGAATGTCTTTTCTTGGATTTGTTGAAGTTGTAAAACATCTGCCATTTATAAAACGAGTTCAGAATCAATTGCTTGAAGAAGTAAAAATAAGACAGACAAAATTTGCAATACTTATTGATTATCCGGGATTCAATATCAGCATTGCAAAAAAATTAAAACAGCTTGGTGTTGAAATTTATTACTACATTTCACCTCAGGTTTGGGCTTGGGGAAAAGGTCGTGTTAAAAAGATTAAAAAACTTGTAAGGAAAATTTTTGTCGTCTTCCCTTTTGAAGAAAAATTTTACAAGGACAAAGGTGTTGATGCTGAGTTTGTTGGACATCCTTTGGTTCGTGAATTAAAAGAGTATAATTATCTTCACAAAGAAGAGATGATTAAGAAATTAGACTTACTGCCTGATAAAGAAATTTTATTACTTTTGCCCGGAAGCCGCAAACACGAAGTCAAAGATATTTTTCCACAGATTTATACCGCAGCGAAAAAAATTTCCGAAAATTTCAATCTGCAAATTGTCGTAGCTTGTGCTTCGTCTGTTGATGAATCGCTTTTGAGAGAAGTAGTACATAAAAATGATTACAAAATAGTAGCAGGTTACACTTACGATTTAATGAAACATTCAAAACTTGGGATAATAAAGTCCGGAACTTCAACACTCGAAGCAGGATTGCTTAATCTGCCAATGATTATCGTGTATAAGACAAGTCCATTAACTTATCTTATTGGTAAGACATTAGTTAAACTTGAGAATATCGGAATTGTAAACATCCTTCTTGGGAAAACTCTTCTTCCCGAGCTTATTCAAAATGATGTTACACCAGAAAAGATTTTCTCTGAAGCAAAAAATATTTTGACTGATTCTGCAAGGTATAACTCAATACGAAATGAACTAAATAGACTTTGGGAATTACTTGGAAACCAAAACGCAGCAGAAAACACTGCGAAAAAAATTTATCAATTGATGAATGAAAAAAGTTAA
- the ppdK gene encoding pyruvate, phosphate dikinase produces the protein MAKTQKYVYFFGGKKAEGKADMKALLGGKGANLAEMVNIGLPVPAGFTITTEVCTYYYKNNHKYPKELKAQVLDALKKVEKEMGAVFGDPKNPLLVSVRSGARASMPGMMDTILNLGLNDVTVQGLIEKTSNPRFAYDSYRRFVQMYGDVVLGLKPKDKHEHDPFEVIIENKKHAKGVKLDTELTADDLKELVHEFKTAIKEKTGHDFPDDPMEQLWGAIGAVFGSWMNERAIVYRKLNNIPEWWGTAVNVQSMVFGNMGEDSGTGVAFTRDPATGENVFYGEYLFNAQGEDVVAGIRTPHPISELAKENPALYKQLDNIRKILEKHYKDMMDIEFTIQQGKLWMLQCRVGKRTGFAAIKMAVDMVKERLISKEEAILRIEPNQLNQLLRPIFDSEEKKKAVESGRLIAKGLNAGPGAASGKVALSAQDAEEMAKNGDKVILVRIETSPEDIKGMNAAEGILTARGGMTSHAALVARQMGKVCVAGCGALKINYADRSITVEGRDDVLIKEGDYISIDGSTGEVILGKLETKPSEVIQVLITKTLDPKDSPTFQTYNSLMNWADSIRRLKVRTNADQPDQASNAIAFGAEGIGLCRTEHMFFGENRIMSVRKMIVADTVEERKAALSELLPLQREDFEGIFRVMKGYPVTIRTLDPPLHEFLPHTEKEINELAQALGISYETLKAKIDSLHEFNPMLGFRGCRLGVLYPEITEMQARAIIEAAINVMNEGIKVKPEIMIPLVGHVNEFKLQEDIVRRVAAEVMQEKGKKIDYLVGTMIELPRAAVTADEIATRAEFFSFGTNDLTQTTFGLSRDDAGKFLPLYVQQEILPADPFETIDQQGVGKLVEMGTKLGRSSRPNLKVGICGEHGGEPASVEFCHRTGLDYVSCSPFRVPIARLAAARAVLNERTTKTTKSKAAAKPKAKSASKTKAKAKKKSTK, from the coding sequence ATGGCAAAAACGCAGAAATATGTGTACTTCTTCGGCGGTAAAAAAGCTGAAGGTAAAGCTGATATGAAAGCTTTACTCGGAGGTAAAGGTGCTAACCTCGCTGAAATGGTTAATATAGGTTTACCGGTTCCTGCCGGTTTTACTATCACAACCGAAGTTTGTACTTACTATTATAAAAACAACCACAAATATCCCAAAGAACTAAAAGCACAGGTTCTTGATGCTCTCAAAAAGGTTGAAAAAGAAATGGGTGCCGTTTTTGGCGATCCAAAAAATCCTTTGCTCGTTTCTGTTCGTTCCGGTGCAAGAGCTTCTATGCCAGGAATGATGGACACAATTCTTAATCTCGGATTGAATGATGTAACTGTTCAGGGACTTATCGAAAAAACAAGCAATCCAAGATTTGCTTACGATTCATACAGAAGATTTGTTCAAATGTATGGAGATGTTGTTCTTGGCTTAAAGCCAAAAGACAAACACGAACACGATCCTTTTGAAGTAATCATCGAAAACAAAAAGCATGCTAAAGGCGTTAAGCTTGATACAGAATTAACCGCCGATGATTTAAAAGAATTAGTTCACGAATTTAAAACTGCAATCAAAGAAAAAACCGGACACGATTTTCCGGATGATCCGATGGAACAACTTTGGGGTGCAATTGGTGCTGTATTCGGAAGCTGGATGAATGAAAGAGCAATTGTATATCGTAAACTGAACAACATTCCTGAATGGTGGGGAACTGCTGTTAATGTTCAGTCAATGGTATTTGGAAATATGGGAGAAGATTCAGGAACAGGTGTTGCATTTACTCGTGATCCTGCTACGGGAGAAAATGTTTTCTACGGTGAGTATCTGTTTAATGCGCAAGGTGAGGATGTTGTTGCTGGTATCAGAACTCCGCATCCGATTTCAGAACTTGCAAAAGAAAATCCTGCTTTATACAAACAACTTGATAATATCAGAAAAATCCTTGAAAAGCATTACAAGGATATGATGGATATTGAGTTCACAATTCAGCAAGGCAAATTATGGATGCTTCAGTGCCGTGTTGGAAAGAGAACCGGATTTGCAGCTATCAAAATGGCTGTTGATATGGTTAAGGAAAGATTGATTTCGAAAGAGGAAGCTATCTTAAGAATTGAACCAAATCAGCTTAATCAATTACTAAGACCAATTTTCGATTCTGAAGAAAAGAAAAAAGCAGTTGAGTCCGGAAGATTAATTGCAAAAGGATTAAATGCTGGTCCGGGCGCAGCATCTGGTAAAGTTGCGTTAAGTGCTCAGGATGCTGAAGAGATGGCTAAGAATGGTGACAAAGTAATTCTTGTAAGAATTGAAACCTCACCAGAAGATATTAAAGGAATGAATGCTGCTGAAGGTATTCTTACTGCAAGAGGCGGAATGACTTCTCACGCTGCACTTGTTGCGAGACAGATGGGTAAAGTTTGTGTTGCTGGTTGCGGAGCATTAAAAATCAACTATGCTGATCGTTCAATTACTGTTGAAGGCAGAGATGATGTTTTAATTAAAGAAGGTGATTACATTTCTATTGATGGATCAACCGGTGAAGTAATTCTTGGTAAGCTTGAAACCAAACCTTCAGAAGTAATTCAGGTGCTAATCACAAAAACACTCGATCCAAAAGATTCACCAACATTCCAGACTTATAACAGTCTGATGAATTGGGCTGATAGCATCAGAAGACTAAAAGTAAGAACAAATGCTGATCAACCTGATCAGGCATCAAATGCAATTGCTTTTGGTGCTGAAGGTATTGGACTTTGCCGAACAGAACATATGTTCTTTGGTGAAAACAGAATTATGTCAGTTAGAAAAATGATTGTCGCAGATACAGTTGAAGAAAGAAAAGCTGCACTTTCAGAATTACTTCCGCTTCAGAGAGAAGACTTCGAAGGAATATTCAGAGTGATGAAAGGATATCCGGTTACAATCAGAACACTTGATCCTCCATTACATGAATTCCTTCCTCATACAGAAAAAGAAATTAATGAACTTGCTCAGGCACTCGGAATTAGCTACGAAACTCTTAAAGCAAAGATTGACAGTTTACACGAATTCAATCCGATGCTTGGTTTCCGTGGTTGCCGACTTGGTGTTCTCTATCCTGAAATTACAGAGATGCAGGCAAGAGCAATTATTGAAGCTGCAATCAATGTAATGAATGAAGGTATAAAAGTTAAACCTGAAATAATGATTCCGCTGGTTGGTCATGTAAACGAATTCAAATTACAGGAAGATATTGTTAGAAGAGTTGCTGCAGAAGTAATGCAGGAAAAAGGAAAGAAGATTGACTATCTCGTCGGAACAATGATTGAGTTGCCTCGTGCTGCTGTTACTGCTGATGAAATTGCAACAAGAGCAGAGTTCTTCAGCTTTGGAACTAATGACCTTACACAAACTACTTTCGGATTATCAAGAGATGATGCAGGTAAATTCCTTCCATTATATGTTCAACAGGAAATTCTACCAGCAGATCCTTTCGAAACAATTGATCAGCAAGGTGTTGGTAAATTGGTCGAAATGGGAACAAAGCTTGGTCGCTCAAGCAGACCAAATCTGAAAGTTGGAATTTGCGGTGAGCATGGTGGTGAACCTGCTTCTGTTGAATTCTGTCATAGAACCGGATTGGATTATGTAAGTTGTTCACCTTTCCGAGTTCCTATTGCAAGACTTGCTGCGGCTCGTGCAGTTTTGAACGAAAGAACTACTAAGACGACTAAATCAAAAGCTGCTGCAAAACCAAAAGCAAAGTCTGCTAGCAAAACAAAAGCTAAAGCAAAAAAGAAAAGCACAAAATAA
- a CDS encoding T9SS type A sorting domain-containing protein, with amino-acid sequence MIKRKHIALKYWLVTFILFGSIFLKAQWAYDPSTNTKLVVNPSDPINIFSVSDKKGGAFIVWQDTKLPQKTDVLFLHVNKDGETSFRSDGKSVSLSLENKYEPQSALHNSGDLLILWKEKISENASEIFIQRVNNKGLRLWSDFGVQLTRLNKEIKEYSVDVDKDGNATILFITKESNNPATSVYVVKLNSSGKIISEPQKLLNSSESKISDCKILSVTDNQYFISWLETKESRATLFYSKINLNNDSVLVQKKNISKPTENVLSFESSLIGNELYVIWYSHEKQKSIYHQLISNDANFKWGSAGKLVTTKRGQNSNPQFAFSNKNIFVSWVNEYGNDKNIYAQLFDFNGSKQWKDNGATVIEYEGDQFGQKVIYDNRDNYIIAWIDRRFTKQFGNIYAQKINSNGELQWTNNGVDLGTYTNSEKSYLNLLPDDHGGAIAIFKDKREKKSEIYGQKIYSTGTYAGQILGLKCEPEGDTVKVFWYAANENDDVVYEVQRKLNSEENWQTVEELKKGNSATINYYEYEDSPDSEGLISYRVIQKSKGNQQISEVVTLEIVKEESDYALFQNIPNPFSETTSISFILPKEEFVEIELYDVRLNQLGTITQKTFPAGKNTITFDSKRLSPGVYFYKMKAGDFVAVKKMVVSK; translated from the coding sequence ATGATAAAAAGAAAACATATCGCATTAAAATATTGGCTTGTCACTTTTATTCTTTTCGGCTCAATTTTTCTGAAAGCACAATGGGCTTATGATCCTTCAACTAATACAAAGCTTGTTGTAAATCCTTCAGATCCGATTAATATTTTTTCAGTTAGTGATAAAAAAGGTGGCGCATTCATAGTTTGGCAGGATACCAAACTACCACAGAAAACTGATGTGCTTTTTCTGCATGTTAACAAAGATGGTGAAACAAGTTTTCGCTCTGATGGAAAATCTGTTTCTCTTAGCCTTGAAAACAAATACGAACCTCAATCAGCTCTTCACAACTCAGGTGATTTGTTAATATTATGGAAAGAAAAAATTTCTGAGAACGCATCAGAGATTTTTATTCAGAGAGTTAACAACAAAGGATTAAGATTGTGGAGCGATTTCGGAGTTCAATTAACAAGACTGAATAAAGAAATAAAAGAATATTCTGTTGATGTTGATAAAGATGGTAATGCGACAATTCTTTTCATAACCAAAGAGAGCAACAATCCGGCGACATCAGTATATGTTGTTAAACTGAACTCATCGGGGAAAATTATTTCTGAACCACAAAAACTATTGAACTCTTCTGAAAGTAAAATAAGTGATTGTAAAATTTTATCAGTTACAGATAATCAGTACTTTATAAGCTGGCTTGAAACAAAGGAGAGTCGGGCTACTCTGTTTTATAGTAAAATAAATCTTAACAATGATTCGGTTTTAGTTCAGAAGAAAAATATTTCTAAACCGACTGAAAATGTTTTAAGCTTTGAATCTTCGCTTATTGGCAATGAACTTTATGTTATCTGGTATTCACACGAAAAACAAAAAAGTATTTATCATCAACTCATTTCTAACGATGCAAATTTTAAGTGGGGTTCTGCAGGGAAACTGGTTACAACAAAACGCGGACAGAATTCCAATCCACAATTCGCTTTTTCAAACAAAAATATTTTTGTCAGTTGGGTTAACGAATATGGTAATGACAAAAATATTTATGCACAGCTATTTGATTTCAACGGTAGTAAACAATGGAAAGATAATGGCGCAACTGTAATTGAATATGAAGGCGATCAGTTTGGACAGAAAGTAATTTACGATAACAGAGATAATTATATCATTGCCTGGATTGACAGAAGATTTACCAAACAATTTGGAAATATCTACGCACAGAAAATCAACTCAAATGGTGAACTGCAATGGACTAATAACGGTGTTGATCTTGGAACTTATACAAATTCGGAGAAAAGTTATTTAAATCTTTTACCTGATGATCACGGTGGTGCAATTGCGATTTTCAAAGACAAGCGTGAGAAGAAAAGTGAAATTTACGGACAGAAAATTTACTCAACCGGTACTTACGCCGGCCAAATTCTCGGATTGAAATGCGAACCCGAAGGTGATACAGTTAAAGTCTTTTGGTATGCTGCAAATGAAAATGATGATGTTGTTTATGAAGTTCAACGGAAGCTAAACTCAGAGGAAAACTGGCAAACTGTTGAAGAACTTAAAAAAGGAAATTCAGCAACTATAAATTATTATGAATACGAAGACTCTCCTGATTCAGAAGGTTTGATTTCATATCGTGTAATTCAAAAATCAAAAGGCAATCAGCAAATTTCAGAAGTTGTTACTTTAGAAATTGTAAAGGAAGAATCGGACTATGCTTTATTTCAGAATATTCCCAATCCGTTTTCCGAAACAACATCAATAAGTTTTATTCTGCCAAAAGAAGAATTTGTTGAAATAGAACTTTATGATGTTAGATTAAATCAGTTAGGTACGATTACACAAAAAACTTTTCCGGCAGGAAAAAATACAATTACATTCGATTCTAAAAGATTAAGTCCGGGTGTTTATTTCTACAAAATGAAAGCTGGTGATTTTGTTGCTGTAAAGAAAATGGTTGTAAGCAAGTAA
- a CDS encoding isoprenylcysteine carboxylmethyltransferase family protein: protein MKKLAELFFRYRSYTPIPFLIVMIIFENASVSSLISGFIIALIGEAIRLWGVSWAGSETRTTGKVGGTYLIISGPFAYVRNPLYVGNILIYLGLGIMSYALFPYLQIIAMLFFIIQYYLIVKAEEEYLFSTFGEQYKKYFNNVPRFFPRFTPHRDSSVEQPPFKIKEGLKSERRTLQALFVVSLLILIKYYISNS from the coding sequence ATGAAAAAACTTGCAGAACTTTTTTTCAGATACAGAAGCTACACACCAATTCCTTTTTTAATTGTTATGATAATTTTTGAAAACGCTTCTGTTTCATCATTGATTTCCGGTTTTATAATAGCACTTATAGGTGAAGCAATACGACTTTGGGGCGTAAGTTGGGCTGGCAGTGAAACAAGAACAACAGGCAAAGTTGGTGGAACTTATCTTATTATCAGCGGACCTTTTGCTTATGTTCGCAATCCGCTTTATGTGGGAAATATTTTGATTTATCTCGGTCTCGGAATAATGTCCTATGCCCTTTTTCCCTATCTTCAGATTATCGCTATGCTGTTTTTTATAATTCAATATTATTTAATTGTAAAAGCCGAAGAAGAATATCTTTTCAGTACTTTCGGAGAGCAGTATAAAAAATATTTTAACAATGTTCCAAGATTTTTCCCGAGATTTACTCCGCATCGTGATAGCAGCGTTGAGCAACCTCCATTCAAAATTAAAGAAGGACTAAAATCCGAACGCAGAACTTTGCAGGCATTATTTGTTGTTTCGCTTTTAATACTAATTAAATATTACATAAGTAATTCATAA
- the lpxK gene encoding tetraacyldisaccharide 4'-kinase: MTFLKILLTPFVPVYALLVSLRNMFFDKSVFKSTKVNAKVVSVGNLTIGGSGKTPFVIYLTNLLKKSGYKPSVLSRGYGRKTKGYILVSKEGEPLIDVQNCGDEIYQTVIECKVPAAVCEDRVEGAKKLLSEVESNIIVLDDGFQHRWIDRNLDIVLFDQKFLLDNSAFNQSLLPLGIMREGFGSLKRADAIIINRKFCKEINNNLISNFSRYRKPVFTAYYKAISFVDMTRKTEYSLEEFNGQESLVISGIANPTSFLTILQDVGVSTKNKIVFRDHKNYTLKEVQKIRREFYQTNSHSVVTTEKDAVKLLQFSKEFDDIDIFYLKIALCMDDEESFKEYLSEKLN; encoded by the coding sequence ATGACTTTTTTGAAAATACTGCTGACACCGTTTGTTCCTGTTTACGCTTTGTTGGTTTCATTAAGAAATATGTTCTTTGATAAGTCTGTTTTCAAATCAACAAAAGTTAATGCTAAAGTAGTTTCGGTTGGAAATCTTACGATTGGTGGTTCAGGTAAAACTCCCTTTGTAATTTACTTGACTAATCTGCTTAAAAAATCAGGATACAAACCATCGGTTTTAAGCAGAGGTTATGGAAGAAAAACAAAAGGATATATTCTTGTTTCTAAAGAAGGCGAACCATTAATTGATGTTCAAAACTGCGGAGATGAAATTTACCAAACAGTAATTGAATGTAAAGTTCCGGCTGCAGTTTGTGAAGACCGTGTAGAAGGCGCGAAAAAATTACTAAGTGAAGTTGAATCAAACATAATTGTTCTTGATGATGGATTTCAGCACAGATGGATTGACAGGAATCTCGATATCGTTTTATTTGACCAAAAATTTCTTCTTGATAATTCTGCTTTCAATCAGTCTTTACTACCATTAGGAATAATGCGTGAAGGTTTCGGCTCACTTAAAAGAGCTGATGCGATTATAATAAACAGAAAATTCTGTAAAGAAATAAATAACAATTTGATTAGTAACTTTAGCAGATATCGGAAACCTGTATTTACAGCTTACTATAAAGCAATAAGTTTTGTTGATATGACCAGAAAGACTGAATACTCTCTTGAAGAATTTAACGGTCAGGAAAGTCTGGTTATTTCTGGTATTGCAAATCCAACATCATTTCTCACCATTCTTCAGGATGTTGGTGTAAGCACAAAAAATAAAATTGTATTCAGAGATCATAAAAATTATACATTAAAAGAAGTACAGAAAATCAGAAGAGAATTTTATCAGACTAATTCTCATTCAGTAGTAACAACAGAAAAAGATGCTGTTAAACTTCTTCAGTTCTCAAAAGAATTTGATGATATCGATATCTTCTATCTGAAGATAGCACTTTGTATGGATGATGAAGAATCCTTTAAGGAATATTTATCAGAAAAACTTAATTAA
- a CDS encoding MtnX-like HAD-IB family phosphatase, producing the protein MDGSKLKVFVDFDGTITTEDVGDSIFRKFGEPKWVETIIEDLHNDKISSRKCWDLLCASVNKIDENDLNKFIDEMKVEPTFKPFVNFCDENKIELFVLSDGFDYYIKRILEREGLSNLKFFSNKLRLISGKLIPEYPYFNPDYPSSANPKQNHIINNSSDDDYTIYIGDGNSDKEASQYCDYIFAKNSLLKFCERERISYWPFKDFNDVTIRIKELLSKKRLKKRHQAQIKRKHAYEAE; encoded by the coding sequence ATGGATGGAAGTAAACTTAAAGTGTTTGTTGACTTTGATGGAACAATTACAACTGAAGATGTGGGCGATTCAATTTTCAGAAAGTTTGGTGAACCAAAATGGGTTGAAACAATTATTGAGGATTTACACAATGATAAAATTTCATCCAGAAAATGTTGGGATTTATTGTGTGCTTCGGTTAACAAGATTGATGAAAACGATTTAAACAAATTTATAGACGAAATGAAAGTTGAACCGACATTTAAACCATTTGTTAATTTCTGTGATGAAAATAAGATTGAATTGTTTGTATTGAGCGATGGATTTGATTACTACATCAAAAGGATTCTGGAGCGGGAAGGATTATCCAATCTGAAATTTTTTTCTAATAAACTTCGGCTTATTAGTGGAAAATTAATTCCTGAATATCCTTACTTTAATCCGGACTATCCCTCTTCAGCAAATCCAAAACAGAATCATATAATAAACAACAGCAGCGATGATGATTATACAATTTATATCGGTGACGGAAATTCAGATAAAGAAGCTTCTCAGTACTGTGATTACATCTTCGCAAAAAATAGTTTACTGAAATTCTGTGAGCGCGAAAGAATTTCATACTGGCCATTTAAAGATTTTAATGATGTCACAATAAGAATCAAAGAATTGCTTTCAAAAAAAAGATTAAAGAAAAGACATCAGGCACAAATAAAAAGAAAACACGCATACGAGGCAGAGTAA
- a CDS encoding lysophospholipid acyltransferase family protein produces MKKVKQSILRLLGNLLLKWAINLLCKTLKVEKVNKEVIDKLKEQNQNYVLAFWHSTMLLPWFVHRNENFAALTSLSKDGDLLARQLKSWNYKVVRGSSSKGGDVALGIMIDLAKSKYSVAITPDGPRGPVRKFKAGAVITAKKSGIPVVLAGVGFQKKRKLKSWDSFEVPKFFSKAKIVYSEPIFVNSELSYEETSEIIKKCEQILNELQDSALNL; encoded by the coding sequence ATGAAAAAAGTTAAACAAAGTATTCTCAGACTTCTCGGAAATTTATTACTTAAATGGGCAATCAATTTATTGTGTAAAACTCTCAAGGTTGAAAAAGTAAATAAAGAAGTCATTGATAAATTAAAAGAACAAAATCAGAATTATGTTTTAGCATTCTGGCATTCAACGATGCTTCTTCCCTGGTTTGTTCACCGAAATGAAAACTTTGCTGCACTTACCAGTTTGAGTAAAGATGGTGATTTACTCGCAAGACAACTTAAAAGCTGGAACTATAAAGTTGTCAGAGGTTCGAGCAGTAAAGGCGGTGATGTTGCACTTGGAATTATGATTGATTTGGCAAAGAGTAAATATTCAGTTGCTATAACGCCAGATGGTCCAAGAGGTCCGGTTAGAAAATTCAAAGCCGGAGCGGTAATCACAGCCAAAAAATCCGGAATACCCGTTGTGCTCGCAGGAGTAGGTTTTCAAAAGAAAAGAAAGCTTAAAAGCTGGGATAGTTTTGAGGTACCAAAATTTTTCAGCAAAGCAAAAATTGTGTATTCTGAACCGATTTTCGTCAATTCTGAGCTTTCTTATGAGGAAACTTCAGAAATAATAAAAAAATGTGAGCAAATACTTAACGAACTGCAGGATTCTGCATTAAATTTGTGA